The following are encoded in a window of Sutcliffiella horikoshii genomic DNA:
- the mciZ gene encoding Z-ring formation inhibitor MciZ codes for MKVYVRPNNIVLVGKAWEIRNKLREYSLHHVYVKTWINALKDE; via the coding sequence TTGAAAGTCTATGTCCGTCCAAACAATATCGTATTGGTAGGAAAGGCTTGGGAAATACGAAACAAGCTTAGGGAATATTCCCTTCATCACGTGTATGTGAAAACATGGATTAACGCCTTAAAAGATGAATGA
- a CDS encoding endonuclease Q family protein produces the protein MQDYFADLHIHLGRTASGKPVKITASNKLTLEAVLEEARFKKGLDMVGVIDCQVPEVLIGLRNRIASGELVELVDGGVRMGDITLILGAEIEIYDENCQGLIHALCYMKTVDKMVEFSNWLSKRMKNVTLSTQRVYENAVVIQREVNRLGGLFIPAHVFTPFKSLYGKGVKKSLTEVFDPDLIDAIELGLSADTSMAGQLSELSKYAFLSNSDAHSVGKIAREYQKICMKEPSFKELRLALKEVDGRRVVANYGLSPQLGKYYTTVCEKCFTPLMQGEDICGSCDHMKFVKGVSDRIEELADNEEPLKPRPPYIHQVPLDFIPGVGPKTLMKLRGVFGTEMGILHEASQEELVEVVGEKIASLIVAARSGRLAFKAGGGGRFGKVSDE, from the coding sequence ATGCAAGATTATTTTGCCGATTTACATATACATTTGGGCCGGACAGCCAGTGGAAAGCCGGTAAAAATTACAGCCTCCAATAAATTAACATTGGAGGCTGTTTTGGAAGAGGCTCGCTTTAAAAAGGGCTTGGATATGGTAGGTGTCATCGATTGCCAGGTACCTGAAGTGCTTATCGGCCTTCGTAATCGCATTGCATCTGGTGAGTTGGTGGAGCTTGTTGACGGTGGTGTACGCATGGGAGATATTACATTGATTCTTGGTGCGGAAATCGAAATATATGATGAGAACTGTCAGGGCTTGATACATGCACTATGTTATATGAAGACAGTGGATAAAATGGTGGAATTCTCCAACTGGCTTAGTAAGCGAATGAAAAATGTTACGCTGTCCACACAACGAGTGTATGAGAATGCGGTTGTTATTCAGCGTGAGGTAAATCGTCTGGGCGGCCTGTTTATCCCAGCTCATGTTTTTACACCTTTTAAAAGTTTGTATGGCAAGGGTGTTAAGAAAAGTTTGACGGAAGTATTCGATCCTGACCTGATTGATGCAATCGAGCTTGGGTTAAGTGCGGACACCTCTATGGCGGGCCAATTAAGTGAGCTGTCCAAGTATGCGTTCCTTTCAAATTCTGATGCTCATTCGGTTGGTAAAATTGCAAGAGAGTATCAAAAGATTTGCATGAAGGAACCAAGTTTTAAAGAATTGCGTCTTGCTTTGAAGGAAGTGGATGGGAGAAGAGTGGTTGCAAATTACGGTTTGAGCCCGCAATTAGGGAAGTACTATACGACAGTTTGTGAAAAGTGCTTTACTCCATTAATGCAGGGGGAAGATATTTGTGGAAGTTGTGACCACATGAAATTCGTTAAGGGTGTTTCGGATCGGATAGAGGAGCTGGCTGATAATGAGGAACCATTGAAACCCCGCCCGCCTTACATACATCAGGTCCCATTGGATTTCATTCCTGGTGTTGGACCGAAGACTTTGATGAAATTACGGGGAGTTTTCGGTACAGAAATGGGAATCCTGCATGAAGCAAGTCAAGAAGAATTAGTGGAAGTTGTAGGGGAAAAGATCGCGTCTCTCATTGTGGCTGCTCGAAGCGGAAGGCTGGCGTTTAAAGCTGGTGGTGGGGGCAGGTTTGGTAAGGTAAGTGATGAATGA
- the deoB gene encoding phosphopentomutase — protein MSSYTYKRVFLVVMDSVGIGEAPDAEKFGDKGADTLGHIAEHMNGLNMPNMAKLGLSNIEEVKGVPKAEKPLAFFTKMEEASSGKDTMTGHWEIMGLRIDTPFRVFPDGFPDELINELEERTGRKIIGNIPASGTEILDQLGQEHVDSGALIVYTSADSVLQIAAHEDVVPIEELYDICKIARELTLDEKYMVGRIIARPFVGEAGNWKRTSNRHDYALKPFERTVMNELKDSGFDVISIGKISDIYDGEGVTKSLRTVSNMDGMDKLVETTAMDFTGISFLNLVDFDAVYGHRRDPEGYGKALEEYDTRLPDVFANLKEDDLLIITADHGNDPTAPGTDHTREYVPLLAYSPQHKEGKQLDIRKTFADIGATIADNFNTRMPKHGKSFLQDLN, from the coding sequence ATGAGTTCTTATACATATAAAAGAGTTTTTCTAGTTGTAATGGATTCTGTTGGAATCGGTGAAGCACCAGATGCTGAAAAATTTGGTGATAAAGGTGCCGATACTTTAGGGCATATTGCAGAACACATGAATGGACTTAACATGCCGAATATGGCTAAGCTTGGTCTTAGCAATATTGAAGAAGTGAAGGGTGTACCAAAAGCAGAAAAGCCATTAGCATTTTTCACGAAAATGGAAGAAGCATCAAGCGGAAAAGATACGATGACAGGCCACTGGGAAATTATGGGCTTGCGCATTGATACACCTTTCCGTGTATTCCCTGACGGATTTCCAGATGAGCTTATCAACGAACTAGAAGAACGTACAGGCCGAAAAATCATCGGGAATATTCCTGCGAGCGGAACGGAAATTCTTGATCAACTTGGTCAGGAACACGTCGATTCAGGAGCATTGATTGTTTATACTTCTGCAGATTCTGTTCTTCAAATTGCAGCACACGAAGATGTTGTTCCTATTGAAGAATTATATGATATTTGTAAAATTGCACGTGAATTAACGTTGGATGAAAAGTACATGGTAGGTCGTATTATTGCACGCCCGTTTGTTGGGGAAGCAGGGAACTGGAAACGTACATCCAACCGTCATGATTATGCATTAAAGCCATTTGAACGTACAGTTATGAATGAATTGAAAGACAGTGGCTTTGATGTTATTTCCATCGGGAAAATTTCCGATATCTATGATGGGGAGGGAGTGACAAAATCACTTCGCACGGTCTCTAATATGGACGGAATGGACAAATTGGTGGAAACAACAGCTATGGACTTTACTGGTATCAGTTTCTTAAACTTGGTTGATTTTGATGCAGTATATGGTCACAGAAGAGATCCAGAAGGATATGGAAAAGCATTGGAAGAATATGATACACGCCTTCCAGATGTGTTCGCCAACTTAAAAGAAGATGATCTATTGATTATTACTGCTGACCACGGTAACGACCCAACAGCACCAGGAACAGATCACACGAGAGAATATGTGCCATTACTAGCATACTCTCCTCAACATAAAGAAGGAAAGCAGTTAGATATCCGTAAAACTTTTGCTGATATCGGCGCAACGATTGCGGACAACTTTAATACAAGAATGCCAAAGCACGGAAAAAGCTTTTTACAAGATTTGAACTAG
- the katA gene encoding catalase KatA, translating into MILTTNNRLTTSWGAPVGDNQNSMTAGSKGPTLIQDVHLLEKLAHFNRERVPERVVHAKGAGAHGYFEVTNDVTKYTKAKFLSEVGKRTPIFVRFSTVAGENGSADSVRDPRGFAVKFYTEVGNYDLVGNNTPVFFIRDAIKFPDFIHTQKRHPKTHLKNPNAVWDFWSLSPESLHQVTILMSDRGIPATYRHMHGFGSHTFKWVNDNGDGVWVKYHFKTEQGIKNLTEELGTKIAGENPDYHTEDLFNSIEKGDYPAWKLYVQIMPMEDADTYRFDPFDVTKVWSQKDYPLIEVGRMVLDRNPENYFAEVEQATFSPGTLVPGIDVSPDKMLQGRLFAYHDAHRYRVGANHQALPINRARNEVRNYQRDGQMRFDNNGGGSVYYEPNSFNGPTETADNKPASFTVSGMADSVSFDHNDHYTQAGDLYRLLCEEERTRLVKNIVGAMMPVENEEIKLRQIGHFYKADPEYGICVAEGLGLQIPQKVR; encoded by the coding sequence ATGATTTTGACAACTAATAATAGACTCACAACTAGCTGGGGTGCTCCTGTTGGAGATAACCAGAATTCCATGACTGCCGGTTCCAAGGGACCTACACTCATACAAGATGTCCACCTTCTAGAGAAACTCGCACATTTCAATCGAGAACGGGTACCTGAACGTGTGGTTCACGCAAAAGGTGCAGGTGCACACGGCTATTTTGAAGTAACGAATGATGTTACAAAATACACGAAGGCAAAATTCCTCTCCGAAGTAGGAAAACGCACGCCAATTTTTGTCCGATTTTCCACGGTAGCTGGTGAGAACGGGTCTGCCGATTCAGTTCGTGATCCGCGTGGGTTTGCGGTGAAATTTTATACAGAAGTCGGAAACTATGATCTTGTAGGAAACAATACACCGGTTTTCTTCATCCGAGATGCCATTAAGTTTCCAGACTTTATTCACACTCAAAAACGTCACCCTAAAACACATCTTAAAAATCCAAATGCCGTTTGGGATTTCTGGTCTCTTTCTCCTGAATCACTGCATCAAGTGACGATTCTGATGTCTGATCGTGGAATTCCTGCTACTTACCGTCATATGCATGGATTCGGTAGCCATACATTCAAATGGGTAAATGACAATGGTGATGGAGTTTGGGTTAAGTATCATTTTAAAACAGAACAAGGCATAAAAAATCTGACGGAAGAGCTTGGAACGAAGATTGCCGGTGAGAACCCTGATTATCATACAGAGGATCTATTTAATTCCATTGAAAAAGGAGATTACCCGGCATGGAAGCTTTATGTCCAGATCATGCCAATGGAGGATGCTGATACTTATCGATTTGATCCATTTGATGTGACGAAAGTATGGTCTCAAAAAGATTATCCATTGATAGAAGTTGGACGGATGGTATTGGATCGAAATCCTGAGAATTATTTTGCAGAGGTGGAGCAGGCAACTTTCTCTCCAGGCACACTTGTTCCTGGAATTGATGTATCGCCTGACAAAATGCTGCAGGGGCGCCTTTTTGCCTACCATGACGCGCATCGCTACCGTGTTGGAGCGAACCACCAGGCTCTCCCAATAAACCGAGCAAGAAATGAAGTGCGCAACTATCAACGGGATGGCCAAATGAGGTTTGACAACAACGGTGGAGGTTCCGTTTATTATGAGCCGAACAGCTTTAATGGTCCGACTGAAACTGCTGATAATAAACCAGCTTCCTTTACTGTTTCTGGAATGGCAGACAGTGTGTCTTTTGATCATAATGATCATTACACACAAGCTGGAGATTTATATCGCCTACTTTGTGAGGAAGAACGCACACGCTTGGTAAAAAATATTGTCGGGGCTATGATGCCGGTTGAAAATGAGGAAATCAAGCTTCGCCAAATCGGTCACTTCTATAAAGCTGATCCAGAATACGGAATTTGTGTTGCAGAAGGACTTGGCTTACAAATCCCACAGAAAGTACGCTAG
- the xerD gene encoding site-specific tyrosine recombinase XerD, translating into MQDQLKDFIHFLVVEKGLASNTVVSYERDLKSYLLYLSKVEEISSLDAVSRSTIIQFLKFLTENGKSSKTIARHIASIRSFHQFLLREKVTTQDPTVHIDRPKQEQKLPQVMSVEEVQALLDSPDTSKVFGVRDKAMLELLYATGMRVSELISLNLSDVHLTMGFVRCVGKGNKERIIPLGTMAQNAITNYIEESRSQLLKKKTTDALFVNLYGNRLTRQGFWKILKKLTKEAGIEKELTPHTLRHSFATHLLENGADLRAVQEMLGHADISTTQIYTHVTKTRMKDVYSMFHPRA; encoded by the coding sequence TTGCAGGATCAATTAAAAGATTTTATTCATTTTTTAGTAGTCGAAAAAGGCCTGGCATCAAACACAGTTGTTTCCTACGAACGGGACTTAAAGTCTTATCTTTTATATTTAAGTAAAGTAGAGGAAATATCTTCGTTGGATGCAGTTTCAAGATCTACCATTATACAGTTTTTAAAGTTTCTTACGGAAAATGGGAAATCGTCCAAAACAATAGCCAGACATATTGCCTCCATACGCTCATTTCATCAATTTTTATTAAGGGAAAAGGTCACAACTCAAGACCCGACAGTACATATAGACCGTCCTAAACAAGAACAAAAGCTTCCGCAGGTGATGTCTGTAGAAGAGGTGCAAGCATTACTAGATTCGCCGGATACAAGCAAAGTGTTTGGCGTGCGCGATAAAGCGATGTTGGAACTATTATACGCAACAGGTATGCGTGTCTCTGAGCTGATATCCCTGAATCTTAGCGATGTTCATTTAACCATGGGTTTTGTTCGATGTGTTGGAAAAGGAAACAAAGAGAGAATTATTCCGCTTGGAACAATGGCCCAAAATGCCATCACCAATTATATAGAAGAAAGTCGAAGTCAACTGTTAAAAAAGAAGACCACGGATGCTTTATTTGTGAATCTTTATGGTAACCGTTTAACAAGGCAGGGCTTTTGGAAAATATTAAAAAAGTTAACGAAGGAAGCCGGTATTGAAAAGGAATTGACACCTCATACGTTGCGACATTCCTTTGCCACACATCTACTAGAAAATGGGGCAGATCTTCGTGCAGTCCAAGAGATGCTAGGACATGCCGATATCTCAACCACCCAAATTTACACACATGTCACGAAAACCCGCATGAAGGATGTTTACTCGATGTTCCATCCAAGAGCATAA
- a CDS encoding YqkE family protein, translating into MKKKHKNNQRPLTNKKEEKISLKDQLEGDVYSKLKSMKDQLVQTEQKQKAEEAERKKEEKRLKEKNKSFEELFAESNQNWKEFK; encoded by the coding sequence GTGAAGAAAAAGCATAAGAATAACCAAAGACCTTTGACGAACAAGAAGGAAGAGAAAATATCACTAAAAGATCAATTAGAGGGCGATGTATATTCGAAATTGAAATCAATGAAGGACCAACTGGTTCAAACAGAACAAAAACAAAAAGCGGAAGAGGCTGAAAGAAAAAAAGAAGAAAAACGTTTAAAAGAGAAGAATAAATCGTTTGAAGAACTGTTTGCAGAAAGTAATCAAAACTGGAAAGAATTCAAGTAA
- a CDS encoding transposase, with product MAKYKSYSPEFKEFVVKQIELDGHKIVDVSQNLDIPYDTLQKWLKKYRDQKKAEEKNAQNQLLTATEYREMFEAERKSKLELEEELTILKKAMHIFTQEKK from the coding sequence ATGGCAAAATACAAATCCTACTCCCCAGAATTCAAGGAATTTGTAGTGAAACAAATTGAATTAGACGGACATAAAATAGTCGATGTGAGCCAAAACCTAGATATTCCTTATGATACCCTACAAAAATGGTTAAAGAAGTACCGGGATCAGAAGAAAGCAGAAGAAAAAAATGCTCAAAATCAACTACTAACAGCTACAGAATACAGAGAAATGTTTGAAGCAGAAAGAAAAAGTAAACTTGAATTAGAAGAAGAGTTAACGATCTTAAAAAAGGCCATGCACATCTTCACGCAAGAAAAGAAGTAA
- a CDS encoding Fur family transcriptional regulator yields the protein MENRIDRIKKLLHSASYKLTPQRESTVRVLLEHEEDHLSAEDVYLLVKEKSPEIGLATVYRTLELLTELKIVDKINFGDGVSRYDLRQEGAKHFHHHLVCIECGAVDEIQDDLLEDVEAIVERDWNFKIKDHRLTFHGICHRCQDPDEQSEEENT from the coding sequence ATGGAAAATAGGATAGATCGCATAAAAAAGCTACTGCATTCCGCAAGCTATAAGCTAACTCCTCAGCGAGAATCAACAGTCCGAGTCTTGCTGGAACATGAAGAGGACCATTTGAGCGCGGAAGATGTATACCTCCTCGTGAAAGAAAAGTCACCTGAGATTGGACTAGCTACTGTATATCGAACATTGGAATTACTGACGGAACTGAAAATTGTTGATAAAATAAATTTTGGCGATGGGGTATCACGCTATGATCTTCGACAAGAAGGTGCTAAGCATTTCCATCATCATTTAGTTTGCATAGAGTGTGGTGCGGTTGATGAGATTCAAGACGATCTACTAGAAGATGTGGAAGCAATCGTAGAACGTGATTGGAACTTCAAAATAAAGGACCACCGTTTAACCTTTCATGGCATTTGCCATCGTTGCCAAGATCCTGATGAACAATCGGAAGAAGAGAATACATAA
- a CDS encoding NUDIX hydrolase, translating to MDHLKEKTLHSEKLFSGRIIDLYLEDVELPNGKTSKREIIKHPGAVAVIAVTEENKIIMVRQYRKAMERNLVEIPAGKLEKGEEPIVTAKRELQEETGYTCDELEPLISFYTSPGFADELVHVFIAKGLRKDTEEHQLDEDEFVDLLEVSLEEALELIDKKEIYDAKTAYAVQYLQMQTLFRK from the coding sequence ATGGATCATTTAAAAGAAAAAACGTTACATAGTGAAAAATTATTCTCCGGAAGAATCATTGATTTATATTTAGAGGATGTGGAACTTCCAAACGGAAAAACAAGTAAACGAGAAATTATCAAACACCCCGGTGCAGTGGCGGTAATAGCTGTAACGGAGGAGAACAAGATCATTATGGTCCGTCAATATAGAAAGGCAATGGAGCGTAATTTGGTGGAGATTCCTGCAGGAAAGCTAGAGAAAGGCGAAGAGCCGATTGTCACCGCAAAACGCGAACTGCAAGAGGAAACTGGTTATACATGTGATGAATTAGAGCCATTGATTTCTTTTTATACTTCACCTGGTTTTGCAGATGAATTGGTACACGTATTCATTGCAAAAGGGCTGCGCAAAGACACTGAAGAACATCAGTTAGATGAGGATGAATTTGTGGATCTGTTGGAAGTGTCATTAGAAGAGGCGCTTGAACTTATAGATAAAAAGGAAATTTATGATGCGAAGACTGCTTATGCCGTGCAGTATTTGCAAATGCAAACATTGTTTCGAAAGTAG
- a CDS encoding YqzK family protein yields MKNIIDSCYNTFKVFILFTGCTVLFYYGIMWINQEYQNYHRYDEPEGAAVKVTKMVEERDEGWLQRLVFFYHYGE; encoded by the coding sequence ATGAAGAATATTATAGATTCATGCTATAATACATTTAAAGTATTTATTTTATTTACCGGTTGTACGGTCTTATTTTACTATGGAATAATGTGGATTAATCAAGAATATCAGAATTATCACCGTTATGATGAGCCTGAAGGGGCAGCGGTGAAAGTGACAAAAATGGTAGAAGAAAGGGATGAGGGCTGGCTGCAGCGCTTGGTATTCTTTTATCATTACGGGGAGTAG
- a CDS encoding WG repeat-containing protein, which yields MFGRIIKPRLFPASVRNVEGTKWGYIDEKGKFVLKPTFEDAGEFQQNGLAIVRKGGAGVITQTGKFVVRPIYSSIFPLTEGRAIAMLNEGGSVVLNEKGKVLTQKAYSFISPYQGGRAVFQDSINGGTTLYGYLDLNGNVAIPAQYQYAFDMSEGKALVQVKDKSYALLNSTGTQLQTYPYEQMNGLSEGLISFKRTYQDKAGYVDEAGNVVIKPQFGMALPFQGGRAIVNASIDYKNKYGLIDKTGNYLIPPRYNDINQLGGNRAAIGRAINPEQPFVGSTYAIADTLSGQIMTDFQYDAVNNYKGEYSSVTQGLKSFFINKSGRQAKDLPVIDGIGTLSIEGQLVKAFVDQRLSYYDKAGNLVYAQNSVIPVNRNVSIREEKYRPNKDYLVYYPQLQGMKNKEAEKKVNEVLRTQSQVIPVPPDTQLDYNYTGDFSVQFYKKNLLILELNGYNYPFGAAHGMPTQIMVPVDISTGKIYELKDLFKPNSDYVKVLSDLVAKQIQENPDNYFPDSFKGIQPDQPFYVSSYSLFLYFTPYEIAPYAAGFPTFEIPFKEINNIIDKKGDFWRSFH from the coding sequence ATGTTCGGAAGAATAATTAAACCGCGTTTGTTTCCTGCTTCCGTTAGAAACGTAGAAGGCACAAAGTGGGGATATATAGATGAGAAAGGAAAGTTTGTGTTAAAGCCTACCTTTGAAGATGCCGGGGAATTCCAGCAAAACGGGTTAGCAATTGTTCGTAAAGGTGGAGCTGGGGTTATTACTCAAACCGGTAAATTTGTGGTTCGCCCGATATATAGCTCTATTTTTCCTCTTACAGAGGGTCGTGCGATTGCGATGTTAAATGAAGGTGGTTCCGTTGTCTTAAATGAAAAAGGGAAAGTATTGACGCAAAAAGCGTATTCGTTTATTAGTCCTTATCAAGGAGGCCGTGCGGTTTTCCAAGATTCCATAAATGGAGGAACCACCCTTTATGGATACTTAGATCTCAACGGAAATGTGGCAATACCTGCACAATACCAGTATGCCTTTGATATGAGTGAGGGAAAAGCACTTGTTCAGGTAAAAGATAAATCGTATGCTTTGTTAAATTCAACGGGAACTCAACTACAAACGTATCCATATGAACAGATGAATGGATTGAGTGAAGGGCTTATTTCTTTCAAGAGAACCTACCAAGATAAAGCAGGGTATGTTGATGAAGCAGGGAATGTCGTTATTAAGCCGCAATTTGGAATGGCTTTACCCTTTCAAGGCGGAAGAGCCATTGTCAATGCTTCCATAGACTATAAAAATAAGTACGGTTTAATTGATAAGACTGGAAACTATCTTATTCCTCCAAGATATAACGATATTAATCAGCTTGGTGGGAATCGGGCAGCTATCGGAAGAGCCATTAACCCTGAGCAGCCATTTGTAGGCTCCACATATGCAATAGCTGATACGCTTAGCGGGCAGATCATGACTGATTTTCAATATGATGCAGTGAACAACTACAAAGGGGAATATAGTTCTGTTACCCAAGGACTTAAAAGTTTCTTTATCAACAAAAGCGGAAGACAGGCGAAAGATCTTCCCGTTATAGATGGCATCGGTACGTTGTCCATAGAAGGTCAGTTAGTGAAAGCATTTGTGGATCAGAGATTATCCTATTACGATAAAGCTGGCAATCTCGTATATGCTCAAAATTCGGTCATCCCTGTAAATCGTAACGTTTCTATACGCGAGGAAAAATATCGACCAAATAAGGATTACCTTGTGTATTATCCCCAGTTACAGGGGATGAAAAATAAAGAAGCAGAGAAAAAAGTGAACGAAGTATTACGCACGCAATCTCAGGTTATTCCAGTTCCGCCGGATACACAACTGGATTATAATTACACAGGTGATTTTTCGGTGCAATTTTATAAAAAGAATCTATTGATCTTAGAACTCAACGGCTACAACTATCCGTTTGGCGCAGCCCACGGGATGCCGACACAAATCATGGTGCCAGTAGATATCAGCACGGGTAAAATATATGAGTTGAAAGACTTATTCAAACCGAATAGTGACTATGTGAAGGTGTTAAGCGATTTGGTTGCGAAACAAATACAGGAAAACCCTGATAACTACTTCCCGGATTCTTTTAAGGGTATTCAACCTGATCAGCCATTCTACGTCTCCAGTTATTCCTTGTTTCTGTACTTTACACCATATGAAATAGCTCCCTATGCAGCAGGGTTTCCGACTTTCGAAATACCTTTTAAAGAGATTAACAATATTATTGATAAAAAGGGCGATTTCTGGCGATCCTTCCATTGA
- the spoIIM gene encoding stage II sporulation protein M, producing MKKQSRFTILLGHIKEHSSLYLFIVVLFFMGVIFGAIVVNSMNFSQKQDLFVYLSRFFGQVEEGQFASSKDIFFQSYFHNIKYVLLMWVLGISIIGLPVILILLFLKGVVVGFTVGFLVNQLSWKGFLFSFVAILPQNMIAIPAYIIIGTLSVAFSLKMIRQQFVKRIQEPFFQQFMRYTMAMGLICLLLVGASLIEALASPVFMKSVISILE from the coding sequence ATGAAAAAACAGTCGCGGTTTACTATTTTACTAGGGCATATAAAAGAACACTCCTCTCTATATTTGTTTATAGTGGTGCTTTTTTTCATGGGAGTAATCTTCGGGGCCATCGTGGTCAATAGCATGAACTTTTCACAAAAACAAGATCTTTTTGTTTATTTGAGCCGCTTCTTTGGACAGGTGGAAGAAGGACAGTTTGCAAGCTCCAAAGACATATTCTTTCAGAGTTATTTTCATAACATTAAATACGTTCTTTTGATGTGGGTGCTCGGCATATCCATTATTGGGCTACCGGTTATTTTGATCCTACTCTTTTTAAAAGGTGTGGTAGTCGGATTTACCGTGGGGTTTTTAGTAAATCAACTAAGCTGGAAAGGGTTCCTTTTTTCTTTTGTGGCCATTCTTCCACAAAATATGATCGCCATCCCTGCATACATTATCATTGGAACTTTATCGGTGGCCTTTTCCTTAAAGATGATCAGGCAGCAATTTGTAAAAAGAATACAAGAACCGTTTTTTCAACAGTTCATGAGATATACGATGGCGATGGGACTGATTTGCTTACTGCTTGTGGGTGCTTCACTAATTGAAGCATTGGCTTCTCCGGTCTTCATGAAATCTGTGATCTCTATATTAGAATGA
- a CDS encoding aldo/keto reductase translates to MSLGTEETKAIDIVKRALDLGINYLDTADLYDFGQNEELVGRALKGQRDKVVLATKAGNKWTQGKEGWEWDPSKQHIQSAVKDSLRRLQTDYIDLYQLHGGTIDDPTEETIEAFEELKKEGYIREYGISSIRPNVIKRFVENSSIVSVMMQYSMFDTRPEEWLDYLHENNVSVIARGPLAKGLLSENALNKLQDKFKGKGFLDYSHEELENLLPKLMNVTGEKPLQTTAFHYCLAHHAVAAVIPGASSIEQLEANVHAMNEQAISETQYSTIKELVKQSNYDSHRD, encoded by the coding sequence ATGTCCCTTGGCACCGAAGAAACGAAAGCAATAGATATTGTAAAAAGAGCGCTTGATTTAGGGATCAATTATTTAGATACTGCAGACTTGTATGATTTCGGACAGAATGAGGAACTGGTAGGTAGAGCTTTAAAAGGGCAACGCGACAAAGTCGTGCTTGCAACAAAAGCAGGAAACAAATGGACGCAAGGGAAAGAAGGCTGGGAATGGGATCCTTCCAAGCAGCATATTCAATCAGCAGTCAAAGACAGCCTGCGCCGCCTGCAAACCGATTACATCGATTTATATCAACTTCACGGAGGTACGATAGACGATCCAACCGAAGAAACCATTGAGGCATTTGAGGAGTTAAAAAAAGAAGGATACATCCGCGAATACGGAATCTCTTCCATTAGACCTAACGTTATTAAGCGGTTTGTAGAAAACTCCTCGATTGTATCGGTCATGATGCAATACAGCATGTTTGATACACGGCCGGAAGAATGGTTGGATTATCTTCATGAAAACAATGTTAGTGTAATAGCTCGCGGTCCTCTAGCAAAAGGACTATTGTCGGAAAATGCTCTAAATAAGCTTCAAGACAAATTTAAAGGAAAAGGTTTTCTTGATTATAGTCATGAGGAGCTGGAGAATCTCTTACCAAAACTAATGAATGTTACTGGTGAGAAGCCACTTCAAACAACTGCATTTCATTACTGTTTGGCACACCATGCCGTCGCAGCGGTCATTCCTGGTGCAAGCTCCATTGAACAGTTGGAAGCGAACGTCCATGCCATGAATGAACAAGCAATCTCAGAAACACAATACTCAACAATCAAAGAACTCGTCAAGCAGTCTAATTACGACTCACATCGTGATTAA